TCAATGATGTTGATGGCGTTCATGATCGTGTTGGTTCTGTCGGCTTGTGGTGCACAAAGCCAGAACGATGTTTTGGATTCATTAGAAGAAAGAATGGAATCCATGACGGGCTATAAAGCGGAAGCCAAGATGACATTGAGCACAGGAGAGAAGCCACTGACTTACGATTTAGAAATTTGGCACAAGAAGCCAGATTTTTACCGAGTTAGCTTAAAAAATGCTGAAAAAGATCAAAGTCAGATGATACTGCGTAACAAAGACGGAGTTTTCGTTCTGACGCCAGCTCTGAATAAAAGTTTTCGATTCCAAAGCGACTGGCCAGAGAACAACAGCCAAGTCTATTTGTTCCAATCGCTCATTTCAGATATTTTAAATGATACAGATCGAGGGTTTAAGTCAAAAGAGAAAAGCTATGTTTTCCATACAAAAACAAATTATCAAAACAAAAATCTATATCAACAAGAGATTACATTAAATAAAGATCTTGATCCGCAACAAGTACGAATTATGGATCAA
This is a stretch of genomic DNA from Fictibacillus halophilus. It encodes these proteins:
- a CDS encoding LolA family protein yields the protein MKKTLSMMLMAFMIVLVLSACGAQSQNDVLDSLEERMESMTGYKAEAKMTLSTGEKPLTYDLEIWHKKPDFYRVSLKNAEKDQSQMILRNKDGVFVLTPALNKSFRFQSDWPENNSQVYLFQSLISDILNDTDRGFKSKEKSYVFHTKTNYQNKNLYQQEITLNKDLDPQQVRIMDQDQKELVRLDFSKVKFNAKFDKNSFDMESNMSSAQFEVPTFSGAGEEFEVLYPTYTANLNIVNEREVAEGEDDSKVVLNYANEDKSFTLMQQKNTAVETASRLTMSSGEPVDLGFTVGAMTDQSITWNFNGVDYLLVSNNLGQEELMAIARSVSGEAIK